From Chryseobacterium joostei, the proteins below share one genomic window:
- a CDS encoding helix-turn-helix domain-containing protein → MKNNQTQQDLEFLTGIDSAEVSKYEKGKRNLTLKTMIKFAVALQVHPKELFDFDFDINRYNNEE, encoded by the coding sequence ATGAAAAATAATCAAACTCAACAAGATTTGGAATTTTTAACAGGTATTGATTCAGCAGAAGTAAGTAAATATGAAAAAGGGAAAAGGAATCTAACCTTAAAAACTATGATAAAATTTGCTGTAGCATTACAAGTTCATCCAAAAGAACTTTTTGATTTTGATTTTGATATCAATAGATACAACAATGAAGAATAA